One segment of Enterobacter ludwigii DNA contains the following:
- a CDS encoding MBL fold metallo-hydrolase, giving the protein MKITQIRNATQLITYAGKRFLIDPMLAPKGAYPGFPGTAHAEIRNPMVELPVDVNTLLEADAVIVTHTHDDHWDRAAVELIGKDKPVFVQNDSDAALLRRQGFTHLTVMTEETAFGDIRIAKTRGGQHGTDRAYAVPELAERLGEVCGVVLRHPDEKTLYIVGDTIWRDEVAADLQKHQPDVVVLNAGYAHVIGFGPIIMGQEDVLNVHFLLPQAKIVATHMEAINHCLLTRHALREYVDANLIGDAVSIPEDGETVIF; this is encoded by the coding sequence ATGAAAATCACCCAGATTCGTAATGCCACTCAGCTGATTACCTACGCCGGGAAACGCTTTTTAATCGACCCAATGCTGGCCCCGAAGGGCGCTTATCCGGGCTTCCCCGGCACGGCGCATGCGGAGATCCGCAACCCAATGGTCGAGCTTCCCGTTGACGTCAACACGCTGCTGGAGGCGGATGCCGTGATCGTCACCCATACCCATGACGATCACTGGGATCGCGCCGCAGTCGAACTGATCGGCAAAGATAAACCTGTCTTTGTGCAGAACGACAGCGACGCCGCGCTGCTGCGCAGACAGGGATTTACCCACCTGACGGTGATGACCGAGGAGACGGCGTTTGGCGATATCCGGATCGCGAAAACCCGCGGCGGCCAGCACGGTACCGATCGTGCTTACGCCGTGCCGGAGCTGGCGGAACGGCTGGGTGAAGTCTGTGGCGTGGTTTTACGTCATCCTGATGAGAAGACGCTCTACATTGTCGGGGATACCATCTGGCGTGATGAAGTGGCAGCCGATCTGCAAAAGCATCAGCCGGATGTGGTGGTGCTTAACGCGGGCTATGCTCACGTCATCGGGTTTGGGCCGATTATCATGGGCCAGGAAGATGTGCTCAACGTCCACTTCCTGCTGCCGCAGGCGAAAATTGTGGCGACCCATATGGAGGCCATCAACCACTGCCTGTTGACCCGCCATGCGCTGCGTGAGTACGTTGACGCGAACCTGATTGGTGATGCGGTGAGCATTCCCGAGGATGGTGAAACCGTTATATTCTGA
- a CDS encoding GlxA family transcriptional regulator, with translation MALINVAIVAVDGFSPFHYSVPCILFGDTVSGKKRFSVLICAEKPGLLTSTDGFALNATHDFSAIGQADIVVVPYWQHVQQRPPQTLLDSLVQARDNGAEIVGLCLGSFVLGYAGILDGKRAATHWEFEHQFQTLFPDVKLDINALYVDDGNIITSAGTAAALDCCLYIIRQRFGSVVANQIARRMIVPPHREGGQAQFIAQPVPKDTRDGRINSLIDYLQQHIAEPHNLDSLAEVVSMSRRTLTRHFIKATGMSVADWLTTERMRRSQILLEAGNMPIESVAELVGFNSAVTWRQQFKARFGVSPAEWRKTFRLRH, from the coding sequence ATGGCGCTAATCAACGTCGCGATTGTTGCGGTAGACGGGTTCAGCCCGTTCCACTACTCCGTTCCCTGCATTTTGTTTGGTGATACGGTATCCGGCAAAAAGCGCTTTAGTGTGTTGATCTGCGCCGAAAAACCGGGATTACTGACATCCACAGACGGGTTTGCGCTTAACGCGACTCACGATTTCTCCGCCATCGGCCAGGCAGATATCGTCGTGGTGCCTTACTGGCAGCATGTCCAGCAACGCCCGCCCCAGACGCTTCTCGACAGCCTGGTCCAGGCCAGAGACAACGGAGCGGAGATCGTCGGGCTTTGTCTGGGGTCGTTTGTGCTGGGTTATGCGGGCATTCTCGACGGTAAACGCGCGGCCACGCACTGGGAGTTTGAACATCAGTTTCAGACGCTTTTCCCGGACGTAAAGCTGGATATCAATGCGCTCTACGTCGATGATGGCAATATCATCACCTCTGCGGGTACCGCTGCCGCGCTTGACTGCTGCCTGTACATCATCCGCCAGCGCTTTGGCAGCGTGGTCGCTAACCAGATTGCCCGCCGTATGATCGTGCCGCCACACCGCGAGGGGGGGCAGGCACAGTTTATTGCCCAGCCGGTACCGAAAGATACCCGTGACGGACGAATCAACTCCCTGATTGACTATCTCCAGCAGCACATTGCCGAACCGCATAATCTGGACTCGCTGGCAGAGGTGGTATCGATGAGCCGCCGCACGCTTACCCGCCATTTTATAAAAGCCACCGGGATGAGCGTGGCCGACTGGCTGACCACCGAGCGCATGCGGCGCAGCCAGATATTGTTAGAAGCCGGGAATATGCCCATTGAAAGCGTGGCAGAGCTGGTAGGGTTTAACTCTGCGGTGACCTGGCGCCAGCAATTTAAGGCGCGTTTTGGCGTGAGTCCGGCAGAATGGCGTAAGACTTTTCGGCTTCGTCATTAA